In Corynebacterium sp. P4-C1, the sequence CACCGGGTAGTTGTACCCCTTGAGCAAATCCTTGCGGAAAAGCGCGGCCCACATGACCACGGCGAAACCAATCGGCAGGATCAACCCGTTGAACGCGCCAGCGAAAATCAGCAGTTTTTGCGGCGCAGCACCGACGAAGAGGAAGAGGATCGTGCACGCCACGATGAACGCCACCGTGAGCCAGTTACGCAGCTTCACTCCCATCTTCTGAGTGGTCACGAATGTCAGCGAGGTGTAGGACGCACCAATCACAGATGACAAGCCTGCCGCCCACAGCACCAGACCGAAAGCACGAAGGCCGAACTCCCCGGCGGCCTGATAGAAGGCATCGGCGGCCGTATTATCTTTCGAAAGCGCCACGCCGGTAGCCACGACACCGAGCACAGCGAGGAAGAGAAGTACTCGCATAATGCCGATCACCACGATGCCCAGCACAGATGCATTCGAAATATTCTTGATATTTTCTACACCGGTCTGACCCGAATCAATGATGCGGTGGACACCGGCGAAGGTGATGTAGCCGCCAACCGAACCGCCAATCAGCGTGACGATGATCGCGAAATCCACTTGTTCAGGCAGGAACGTCTGCTTCAATGCATCGCCGACGGGCGGCTGGGAGACAATAGCGACGTACAGCATGAGCAGGATCATGATTGCGCCGAGCCCCACAACAATGCGGTCTAGGGCAACACCTGCGCGTTTGGACAAAAAGATGAACACGGCGATGGCCGCTGAGATCGCACCACCGATCTTCGGGTCGATCCCCAACATCGCATTCATGCCCAGCCCCGCTCCGGCGATGTTGCCGATATTGAAGATCGCACCGCCAGCGAAGACCAGTATCGACATCACCCAACCCAACCCGGGGAGCACCGAGTTGCCGAGCTCGTTCGCGCGCAGTCCCGAAATACCGAGCACGCGCCACACATTCAACTGGATAGCGATGTCCACGAGAATGGAAATAAGAATCGCGAACGCGAAGGCAGCCCCCAACCGAACGGTGAACACACTGGTCTGTGTGAGAAATCCCGGGCCGATCGAGCTGGTTGCCATGAGGAACACGGCGCCGAGAAGTGGGCCGAGCCCCTTCCTCCCTACCTCGGCGGCCACTTCCTGTGAAGACATAGGCCCTCCCTTTCCTAAGCAGATCTAGTTCAAATACTGCGCACAGTTTAAGGGGCCAGCGAACCGATGCGGGAATGAATCCTCTGACCTAGAAAACACGGGGGGGCTAAACCTGGAACTCCGCCATCTCGTCCCACTCGAGCTTGCCGTCGATCAGGGTGTTGATGATGTCTGGGGTTTTCTCCAGAATCTGCGGGAACAGCTCCTGGGCCGCTTTGAAGTGGTCGGAATTGACGTGCGCTTCAGCGGCATCGTCCTTGAATGCTTCGACCAGGATGTACTCGCGCGGGTCGTCGGTGTTGCGGTACCACTCGAAGAAGAGGTTGCCCTCTTCCGCGCGGGAGGCCTCCGTGAACTCGGCGACGAGCTCGCGGAAATTCTCGGTGTTCTCGGGCAGGGGACGGAAACGGACGTTGATCAAAATCATGGACCCCAGTCTACGAGCTAAACCACTCTCACTTCCGTGCTGCCGGTAAACGGGGTAAGCGAGCCGCCGATATCGCGGGACACGCCCTTCGCGCTCACGGTGTATGTGCCGGGCGAAACCCCATCGGTGTCCCATGAAATGCGGGCGTTGACCACGTCGGCGTTCTTCACGAATTCGATAATGGTGGACGAGTTGAAGTCGTCCGCGACGATCTTTCCTGCCCCGTCCGTGATGGTGTGGTAGCCGACCCCGCGGCGCAGATCCGAATTGGGGTTGGCAAACGAGAACGTCACTGACGCAGTATCCCCTGCTTTGACCTGTTCGGTCGCGGTGATCACGTCGCCGAAGCGCTTACCCCAGGCCGGCCGGTCGATTCCGGGCAGCCCCGACAGCGATGTCGGGATCCAGCCGGTCAGGTCGCCCGCAGGCGCACCTGGATCGACCCGGGACTCGTCACGCAGGGATACCGCCAGCCCGTCGTAGACCTGCACCATCGCGCACAGCTCGTGGCGTCCAAAGATAGTGGCGCCACCTTCGTAGTCCTGGTTGTCGTATTCCTCCGGCGTGGCCACATAGTGGGCGTACCCGCTGGTGTAGCCCTGGCACACGACGGTCTCCAACGGCACCCCGAGCACCTCGGCCACACGTTTGCGCATGCGGTAGCCGGCCATCGAGGTCGGCTCCATTGAGTTCGTGATGATGGTCAGGCCCGCAATTTGCGTGATGGAGAACATCAGCACCTGCTGGATCATGCCGTCGACGTAGCCCAGCGGCAGCAGCATCTCCTTTGCTCCGTGGATCTCCTTCCAGTCGTCGGGGACCGTGACATTATTCAGTTCTTTCACCCAAGGAGTGCCGCCCCGCTCCCCCTCGTTGAAGATGGGCACCTCCAAGCCGCCGCCGTCTTCCTGGCTGGACGCTGCGAAAGCCGCGCCGAGGATCGCCGGGCCTGTGCGCTGTTCTGTGCCGTCGGGCGTGAACTCTCCGCGGATCTTGATGTCCCTCATGTCCACCCACTGGTGTCGGTTCCTCACCCTCGCTCCACCGGTAGAGATATCCACCAGCCGCCCTTCGGTTGCGTCGATCTGCCGGTCGCCGAGGATCTGCGCGGACTTCGCCTCGTCCTCGTAGCCCGGCCCCGTTTTGGGCTCCAGCCCCGCATTCGGAGTGATATCGCCCTGGGGTGAAGCAGAGAAAGCAGCGACGAATGGCGGGTCCTCGACATCTCGGTGAATAACTCCGCGCTCCGTTTCCATGCGCCATGAGGGCCAGCCTTTATGGTCGCCGTCGATAAGCGTGTGCTCGTGGCCGAAGCTCGTGGCATGCAGGCCGTACCAGTTGATCAGGCCGACGTCCTTGCCGCCACGGCTGATACAAAGCGTCAAGCTTTCCGGGTTCACTCCGTTCGGAAACGCGCGGAGTTCTTCTGCCGGGTTGCGCTTGAACGCCTGGAACGAGCGGTTCGCGCCCGCGTCCTTCACTTCGCCGCGCACCAGGCGCAGGTTCGACGGCTGCTTGTCCGCGTGCGCTCTCTCGACAGCCTCGACGATCCCTTGGACTGTCGCTTCGAAAGTGACGGGGCGGAAGCCCAGCGTGGTCAGGTCCACCATGAGGTGGCCGGACGTGCCGCCGGGGCCGACGTGGGTGTGGGTGGCGGTGATGAACACGTTCGACTCGTTGTATTTGCCGTCAAATAACTCGCGCAGGCGGCGCAGCACTTCCAACTGAATCGACTGGAACATCAAGCCCATCTCCGCGATGACGAACACGCTGCTGGTGCCTTGGGCGTCCTCGAAGATGAAGGCGCGGGCGAACTGGCGGAAGCGGATCCCGGTCGTGGACTGCTTCATCACCGCATAGCCATTCATTCCTGCGCCCAGCGGCTCACCTGTCATGTCCGCCATACCGCGGCCGACAGTGAGCACGGCCTCCTGGCCCCTCGCCCGCGGCACCCCCATCGCCGCTGTCGCGGCGGCGAGTCCCGTCCCAGCCAAGAACGTGCGGCGCGCGAAATTGAATCCTTTTGTGACTGAGCTCACCATGTTCCCCATGGCGGAAACGGTACAGAGAACTCAGCTTTGTTTTTGGATTTTGAACTATTTTTCCCAAAAATCTAGTCCGGATCAGCCTTCCAGCCGTTCACCGAGGTCGAGCCACTCCAATTCGAGCTCCTCGCGCCGAGCGCGCAACTCCGCGACATGCCCTGTCTTCGCGCCGATCGCCTGGAAGTCAGGGGCTTCCTCCCCCGACATCGCGGTGATTTCCGCTTCGAGCGCGGCCGCTTCCTCGTCGAGCTTCTCCATCTTGCGGTCGAGGGACTTCATCTTCTTGGTCAGTTCACGCCGCTCCTGCCCGCTGAGTGCGTCCGCGGGCTTCTCCTTCGGCGCCGTGTCCCCGAGGTCGAGCACCCCGGAATCCTCCGACATAGCTTTCCTGCGCTCGAGATACTGCTCGATCCCGCCCGGCAAGTTCGTCAGAGCCCCGTCGCCGAACAACGCGTAGGTGACGTCGGCAATGCGCTCGATCAGGTAGCGGTCGTGCGAAATCACCACCAGCGTTCCCGGCCACGAGTCGAGCAGGTTCTCCAGTTCCTGGAGGGTGTCGATGTCGAGGTCGTTGGTCGGCTCGTCGAGAAGCAGCACATTCGGCTCGCTCATGAGCACGCGGGTCAGCTGCAGGCGGCGCCGCTCGCCCCCTGAGAGATCTCCCACCGGAGTTCGCTGCCGCTTCGAGGAGAATCCGAGGCGCTCTGCCAGTTGGGACGCGGACATCTCCTTCTTCCCCAGCGTGATGTAGGTGGCCACGTCTTCGACCGCGTCGATCACACGGCGCGACGGGTCGAGGTCGTCCAGCTCCTGACGCAGCCACCCGATCTTCGTTGTCTGCCCCTCGATCCGCTTTCCCGCGGCGAGCGGGTAGTCCCCGGCGATCGTGCGCAGCAGGGTCGTCTTACCGGAGCCGTTCACGCCGACGAGACCGATGCGCTCGCCCGGCGCGAGCCGCCACGTCAAGTGGTCGACGAGCGTGCGGCCGTCGGGGGATTCAATCCGCGCGTCCTCCAGCTCCACAACGACGCGGCCTTGGCGCTGCTTGGAGAACGCCATGAGTTCCACCGTGTCGCGCGGTGCCGGCACGTCGGCGATGAGGGCCTCCGCCGCCTCGATCCGGTAGCGCGGTTTCGATGTACGGGCGGGTGCTCCGCGCCGCAGCCACGCGAGCTCCTTGCGCGCGAGATTCTGACGGCGTTGCTCGATCGCGTCCGCCTGCCGGGCGCGCTCCGCACGGGCGAAGGTCCAGTCGTTGTAGCCGCCCTCGTACACGTCGACTTTTCCGTCATGGACCTCCCAGGTCAGAGTGGCGACGGTGTCGAGGAACCAGCGGTCGTGCGTGACAACCACGATGGCGACCTTGCGCTTGAGCAGGTGGTCGGCAAGCCACTGCACGCCTTCCACGTCCAGGTGGTTCGTCGGCTCGTCGAGCACGATCAAATCCAGGTCCTGCACGAGCGCCGCCGCGAGGTTCACCCGGCGCCGCTCACCGCCGGAGAGGTTCCCCACCGGAGTGTCCAGGCCCAGCTCCGCCACGCCCGTGCCCGCGAGCACTTCGCGCACCTTCGCGTTCGACGCCCATTCAAAGACTTCCAGACCGAGCGGCTCCACAACCGCCTGGCCGACAGTCACGTCGTCCGGGAGCGTGAATCGCTGCGTCACCACCGCCATGCGCAGCCCGTTCGTGTGGGAAACGCGCCCCTCGTCCGGCGGCTCGATGCCGGTGAGCACCTCCAGCAGCGTGGTCTTGCCGCCGCCGTTGAGCCCCACAACGCCGATACGGTCGCCGGTCTGCACACCAAGCGACACTCCATCCAGCAGGGTCTTCAGGCCCCACGTCTTGGACACATTTTCCAGGTTGATCAGGTTCGCCATGATGGGGGCCATTCTAGGGTCGGAGCAACGCCGCCCCGCCAACAGGTCCGTGCGCGACGAACGCTTCCACGCTCTCGGACGCAAGCTTATCGACGACAGCCCCCGCCCCCTCCTCGTCCGCGCACAGCGCCGCGACGGTCGGGCCTGAACCGGACACCATTGCGCGGATCGCGCCGGCATCCTCGGCATCATGAATGAGTTGCTGCAACGACGGCCGCAGCGCCAGTGCCGCAGCCTCTAGGTCGTTGTGCATGGCGGCCCCCACCAGCTGTGGGTCTCCGGAGACGAGTGCCCGCGACAGTGTGGTGGTGTCCATGTGCGGGACCATGGAGGCGTAGTTGAAGCGGAGATCGTCCAGCTTCTCAAACACCGCCTTCGTGGACAGGCCGACCTTCGGGTTCAGGAAAGCGAACCAGTATTTCCCCCGTCCCATCATGGGCACGAGTGAGTCCCCGCGGCCGGTTCCCAGCGCGATGCCGCCCATCTGAGCGAAGGGCACGTCCGCCCCAAGTGCCGGCACAAGATAGTTGAACAGCTCGTCGGGAAGCGGCCTGTCGTAGTGGGCGATGAGGGCCCGGATCGCCTCCACGGCCGCAGCAGCGTCCGCCGACCCGCCAGCCATGCCGCCGGCGACCGGCACCTTCTTGTCGATGTCCAGCCTCATAGGTGGCAGGTCCGGTTTGATGTCCTCCCGCGACATATCCTGCGCGAGAATGCCCATGTAGCCGGTGCAGATGGAATCCACGGCCTTCCACGCCAGGTTCTTCGACGTATCCAGGTCTTCGTCCGGTTCCTGCACGTGGTAGGTGGTGCGCATCTCTGTGATGAAGCTCAACGGGGACGCATCCGGGTGTTTTTCCACTTCACCCTGGAGAGTCGTCAACGTGACCGTCTCGGGCCGGTCCACCGCCATAAAAACGGTGGACAGGTCGTGGTAGCCGTCGCTGCGTACCTCTCCCACCCCGAGGTGTAGATTCACCTTGCCGTTCGCGCGTGCGGTGAATTTCATTTCTCGCTCACCCCGCTCCCTTTGCCCACTTCCGCCAGCCGCACGAAATCTTCGACTGCGAGCTTCTCGCCGCGCAGCTGCGGGTCAATACCCGCGGCACGCAACGCTTCCTCGGCGGCAGCACCTGAGCCGTAGATCCCGCTCAAGCAGGCGCGGAGGGTCTTGCGGCGCTGGGCGAATGCTGCGTCGATAAGCGAAAAAACGCGGTCGCGCAACGAGAGCGGCCAGCCTTTCTCGCGGATGTCGATACGCACGAGCCCCGATTCGATGTTGGGCGCAGGCCAAAAGACGTTCTTGCCGATGTTGCCTGCTTTACGCACGTCCCCGTAAAAGGCCGCTTTGACGCTGGGCACACCGTAGATTTTCGAGCCTGGCCCAGCCGCCAGACGGTCGGCTACCTCGAGCTGAACCATCACCAGCACGTGGCGGATGCCGGGGAATTCCTCGAGCAGGTGAAGCAAGACAGGAACAGCGACGTTATAGGGCAAATTCGCCACGAGTGCCGTCGGCTCCGGAATGTCCCCACGGGAGACTTTCAACGCGTCCGCGTTAAGCACATCGAGGTTGCCCGCCACCTCGGGCGCGAACTGCGCGACCGTCTCAGGCAGGCGCTGAGCTAAGCGCGAATCGATCTCCACGGCCGCGACACTGCAGCCCACTTCGAGCAGGCCGAGGGTGAGCGATCCCAGCCCCGGTCCAACCTCGAGGACGGTGTCTTCGCCGGAGATGTCCGCCGCCGCCACGATGCGGCGCACCGTGTTGGGGTCGTGGACGAAATTCTGACCCAGTTTCTTCGTCGGGGTGACCCCGAGCTCGTCAGCGAGGGCCCGGATCTCCACCGGGCCGAGCAACTGGATGTCGGGGCTTGTCATGCCCTTCGAGGTTAGCGGATTCCCAGGCTCGCGGTGCAGGCGGGCCATGCTCCCCAACCCTGGCTGGCCTGAACCTTCTTCGCGACATCGATCTGCTGCTCACGGGTAGCCATGTGGGCGCTCGGCGCGTACGCCGTGCCGCCGTAGGCCGCCCAGGTGGAAGCCGTGAACTGCAGGCCGCCGTAGAACCCGTTGCCGGTGTTGATTGCCCAATTACCGCCCGACTCGCACTGCGCGATGGAATCCCACACGGAACCATCTCCGACTGCCGGCGCGGAGGCCGATGCCTTCTTCCCGCGGGCGATCACAGCTGCGCGGCCCTTGCGTGACTCCACACTGTTGACGATCTCGTCGGACTCCACGTTGCCGTTGACCGTGACCACGCGGCGGGTCGTCTCCCGCTTGCCCTTCTCACCGGGCTCGCGGACTTTCTCTTCGCCCTCGGCGAGAGACTCATCATCGACGAAGCGCGGCTCGACATCGAATTCTTCGGTGGTGGTGCGCTCATCCACGTCGACACGGTCGATCGTGATGTCCATGTTTCCGGTCACCGGGGCATCCATGCCCGGGGAGACGCGGTCGTTCGAGTCTACTAGCACGCCGCGGGACCGGAGCAGTTCGGAGACCGTTTTCGCCGCGGCGGCGGTGTAGGTGGTCTTGCCTCCATCGTGAATGGCCACGATCTTCGGGGACGTCAGATCGATGGTCATGTTGTCGGTGAGGGGCTCGTCCTCCGCATACGCGTGCGCCGTGCCGCCAGCGCCCGGGATTTCCTTCAGGAAGTCGGACACAGTCAGCGCCGTGGTGGTGAATTCTTGCGCTTCGCCGCCGTCGATGGTCACGGCGACCGGCTTCGCGGTGCGGACGGTGACGGTGTCACCGGTGGCCAGCGCGTCGGACGGCGCCGGGTACACGAGGTCCTTGTCACCAACCTGGACGCCGGCTGCCTCGAGCGCCCCGCCGACGTTGCCTGCGAAGGTGGTCAGCTCGATGGGCTCACCGTTGACGTCCACGGTCACCGATTTCTGTGCGGCGACAGCAGTGGTGGCCCCGCCGATGGCGAGGGCGCCGACAGCCGTGGAGGCGATGACGGCGCGGGTGGTTGAAGTCTTGTTAATGCGACGATGGCGCGACATGAAGAGAATTCCTCACTGGGGAAGGGAATGAAGAACTCATGTAACAATACGGTAAAGATCGCTCGGAGACCAGAAATTCGTTGGGTCGGCAACCACAAACACCACATCCGCCACCACTGGCCCCTGTGCCACCGGCCACCAGCAACAACGCTAACGTGTGCTATGTCACACTCCGAAGATGCGCCCGAAGGTGGCGTTGACCTCCTGCGCGAGATCCTCCACTGCCATTCCCCGAGCTTCAGCCACCACTTTCGCGGTGTGCCCGATCAGGGACGGTTCGTTGCGCGCGCCGCGGAACGGTTCCGGCGTCATATAAGGCGCATCCGTCTCGATCAGCAGCTGGCCGACTGGGGCAAGTGCCGCAGCTTCGCGCAGCCCGTCGTTTCGCTTGAAGGTCACGTTCCCTGCGAAAGACAGGACGTAGCCGCGGTCGATGGCCTCGCGGGCGACGTCGACAGGCGAAGAAAAGCAGTGCAGCATGACATGTTCGGGACGCGGGGAATCAGCGAGAATCCGCATCATTTCCTCATCACCTTCGCGGTTGTGGATCATCAGCGCCTTGCCCGAATCAACGGCCAGTTGAATGTGCCAGCGGAATGCCTCCTCCTGCACGTCGAGCGGCGCAGTTCCCTCGGGATCATGCTTGATCCAGTAGGTGTCGATGCCGGTCTCCCCCACCGCCACGCACCGCTCGTCGGCCGCCATTTCCGTCAGCCGCTCACGCGCCGCCCCGTCCAGCTCGCCCGCCCGCGTCGGGTGGATCGCGCACGCCGCGAACACGCGCTCATCGAAGTGCGCGGCCTGCAACGCGAGCTCAGCTTCGTCGAGCCCGTCACCGACAGTGCAGAGCTTTTCGACGCCCGCATCCACCGCCCTGCGCACCATCTCCCCGACTTCAGCTTCGGTGCGGGCATTGGCTGAGGCGAGGTGCGTGTGGGCGTCGATAAGCCCGGCAATTCGCTCGGCCGGAACGGGCGTGGGACGCGGTTTCTTCTTCGACATGCGTTCCAGCCTATCCTCGGGCGCATGAAGTTCCACGACATCGATGCCGCCACCCGCTCCCAGCTCGACCGCGATCTGGCGGAAGCCGCCGTCGCAGGCATCAATGGCTCGCTCGACGACATCGTCGCCTCCTTCGAGGACACCTTGACCGATTATCTCGCCCTCGAACCCGACCTCCGCCGCGCCTATTCCCGCGGCGACGTCGCGCGCATGTACGGCACCGCGCTCGGCGACGCGTTCATCCGCGAGCACGGCTTCACCTGGCAACTGCTTATCGACGACTACGGCACCGACCTCGTCGTCACCTCCCCCGACCACGACATGTACACCGCTCCCCTGGTCGTCGTGGACGCCCGCTTCGAAGACGACGAACCAGGGAAGCTGACCGCCTTCATTAAGCAGTTCTTGGGGCGCTGACTTTCCCGCCCTTCCCACCTATCCCATCCTTCCTGGCGTTCGAAGCCGTTCTCTCACGACCTGGCATTTCGGACATGTTTTCGACACTTTGTTCGAATCTGGACGGATTTCCACAGGCTTGGTTCACCCCATGTGAAAGACTGTTCGCACGACTAGAAAACAAAGTCATAAGTCCATACGTCATTGAGGGGGAAGCAATGCAACTGCACATCACGGAAACGGGAAGGGTGGGGCCCGATGGAACCGTTCTTCGAAACTGAGAATCCGGACGACACCGACGCCATTCTGGGGATGGCGCTGAGGAAATCCCACCACGCGGTGTTCCGCCACTATGCCGAGGACGGTTTCTGCGGTTCCCACGACCACGACTTGGAAATGGCCCGCATGCGCACCGCCACCGGCATTCCTGTCAACGAGGTCAAGGCAGCTGTCTACGCTTACATGACGCTCGGCTCCTTGCCGCGCCTCAAACAGCTGCAGGAGGAAACTGCTCGCCTGGACCTCTCCCGGCTCAAAGCCATCGACCGCGCCGTGGGCATGCTCGGGCACGACATCGACCAGTCCATCCACGACATCATCGACGACATGCTCGTGGACCTGTTCACCCCGGACAAACCTCACCAGGAGCTGCCTAGCGCCCACAAGGTGACCAGTCGGCTGCACAAACTCATCGGCAGCATCGACTCGTCCGTCGCGCACGACAAGCGCAAGCCCAAGGCCCGCGAAAGCGCCGCCCCCGGCCAGTACGACCTCGCCTTTCACGACGGCATCGCTCACGGAACCTCCGGAATGACCCTGTCCGGAGACCACACCAGCATGGCCGCCATCAAGGAATTCATCCGGGAAGCCTCGAAGGAGCACGAAATCACCGAGGTGGAAGCCGTGGTGCAGCTCCTCACCGGCGCGATCACCCCACCGGCGAATGTGACCATTTTCGCCTACGCGCCGCTTGACGCAGACGGAACTCTCGATGAATCCGCATCTGCATTCATCCCCGGCTACGGCCACACCACCGCAGCCGGAACCGAGATGGTGCACAGCATGGGAACCACCGTCGTCGATATCCGCCCCGCGAAAGAGCACACCGTTGCTGGATACGTCCCGCCACCGTCGGTGCGCGCATACGTCCAGGGGCGCGACAGCACCTGCATCTACCCGGGGTGCGACCAGCCGGCGTGGAACTGCCAGCTCGACCACCGCATCCCGTACGAGGAAGGTGGACAGACCGCGGCGGCCAACCTGTTCTCCCTGTGCCAGCACCATCACAACTGCAAAACCGACCGCCGTGCGTTCTATGTGCCCGACCCGGTCACCGGCGACATTGTATGGCTTTTCGCGGACGGCACCTACGCGCTGGTGGACCCGGACGGAATCTTCGCCCGCCACACCACCCCGACGGCACCGCGGTGGAAATGCACGCTCGACGACATCCAGCGCCTCAAGCGCGACCGTGAGCAGTTCTTCGCCAAGGGTCACGCAATTCTGGACGCCTACGACATCGACGGCGACTACGAAGCGTGCGTCCCGGCCCTGATCGACCTGGAACGGGAATTCAGGCTCGACTTCCCTTTCTTCCCGGAGGTGAAGTGACCAGAAACTACTGCACCGGAGCCCACTCGGGGCCGGTCTCTCCAAGTTCCGGGTCGAGCTTGGCAATCAGCGGCTGCGGCTTCTCCAGCTTGGTGCCCGGCACCACATCGACGCGGGCCCACACTGCTTGCTGGGATGCGTAATCACCGGTGATCACCGGGTAAGTCTGGCCCTCTTCAGGCAAACCGACACCGACCAAATCGAGTTCTTCGTCATCGATGACCTCCTCAACCCGCGGGGACGCAGCCCAGATACCGTCGCGGCCGAGGGTTTCGTGAACCTTCTGCGCGGTGTGCGGGATGAACGGGGTCAGCAGGGCGTTGCAGTCCGAGACGACCTGGAGGGCAGTCCACAGGACAGTGGCCAGCCGCTCGCGCTGGGACTCGTCTTTGGCGAGCTTCCACGGCTCCTGGTCGGCGATGTACGCATTCGCTTCACCGACGACGTGCATAACCTTGGTGATGGCGGCCTTGAAGTGGGCGAGGCCGAGTTCTTTGCCAGCGGACTCGAAGGTCTGGGAGGCCAGATCGAGGATGGCGCGGTCGACGTCGAGAAGCTCACCGGGCTGCGGCACCTCGCCGAAGTTCTTGTGCGCCATGGACACGGTGCGGTTGACCAGGTTGCCCCAGCCGTTGGCGAGCTCGTTGTTCACGCGGCGGACAAACTCGTCCCAGGTGAAGTCCGTGTCGTTGTTCTCCGGGCCGGCGACGGCGATGAAATACCTCAGCGGATCAGGGCCGAACTCGGCAAGGAAATCCTTGACGTAGATGACCACGCCCTTGGACGACGAGAACTTCGAACCCGACATCGTGAGGAACTCCGAGGAAACGACCCCCGTCGGCAGGTTGAGCTCGCCGAGCTCGTGGACCTCGCCGCCCTTCGATCCCTTGCCGGCGTAACCGAGGAGCTCGCCCGGCCAGATCTGGGAGTGGAACGTGATGTTGTCCTTGCCCATGAAGTAGAAGCCCGGGGTTTGCGGATCCTGCCAGAACTGCTTCCACGCGTCGGGGTTGCCGGTCCTCGCCGCCCACTCGATGGAGGAGGACAGGTAGCCGATGACGGCGTCGAACCAGACGTAGAGCTTCTTGCCCGGGTCGTTCTCCCAGCCCTCGACGGGCACCGGAATGCCCCAGTCGATGTCGCGTGTCATGGAGCGGGGACGCATGTCCTCCAGCAGGTTCAGGGAGAATTTGAGCACGTTCGGGCGCCAGTCTTGGCGGGCCTCGAGCCACTGCTTCAAGGCGTCGTGAAGCGAAGGCAGGTCGAGCATGAAATGCTCGGTCTCGATGAACTCCGGGGTCTCCCCGTTGATCTTGGACACCGGGTTGATCAGGTCGACCGGGTCGAG encodes:
- a CDS encoding resuscitation-promoting factor → MSRHRRINKTSTTRAVIASTAVGALAIGGATTAVAAQKSVTVDVNGEPIELTTFAGNVGGALEAAGVQVGDKDLVYPAPSDALATGDTVTVRTAKPVAVTIDGGEAQEFTTTALTVSDFLKEIPGAGGTAHAYAEDEPLTDNMTIDLTSPKIVAIHDGGKTTYTAAAAKTVSELLRSRGVLVDSNDRVSPGMDAPVTGNMDITIDRVDVDERTTTEEFDVEPRFVDDESLAEGEEKVREPGEKGKRETTRRVVTVNGNVESDEIVNSVESRKGRAAVIARGKKASASAPAVGDGSVWDSIAQCESGGNWAINTGNGFYGGLQFTASTWAAYGGTAYAPSAHMATREQQIDVAKKVQASQGWGAWPACTASLGIR
- a CDS encoding TatD family hydrolase; the encoded protein is MSKKKPRPTPVPAERIAGLIDAHTHLASANARTEAEVGEMVRRAVDAGVEKLCTVGDGLDEAELALQAAHFDERVFAACAIHPTRAGELDGAARERLTEMAADERCVAVGETGIDTYWIKHDPEGTAPLDVQEEAFRWHIQLAVDSGKALMIHNREGDEEMMRILADSPRPEHVMLHCFSSPVDVAREAIDRGYVLSFAGNVTFKRNDGLREAAALAPVGQLLIETDAPYMTPEPFRGARNEPSLIGHTAKVVAEARGMAVEDLAQEVNATFGRIFGV
- a CDS encoding DUF3806 domain-containing protein → MKFHDIDAATRSQLDRDLAEAAVAGINGSLDDIVASFEDTLTDYLALEPDLRRAYSRGDVARMYGTALGDAFIREHGFTWQLLIDDYGTDLVVTSPDHDMYTAPLVVVDARFEDDEPGKLTAFIKQFLGR
- a CDS encoding HNH endonuclease signature motif containing protein; this translates as MEPFFETENPDDTDAILGMALRKSHHAVFRHYAEDGFCGSHDHDLEMARMRTATGIPVNEVKAAVYAYMTLGSLPRLKQLQEETARLDLSRLKAIDRAVGMLGHDIDQSIHDIIDDMLVDLFTPDKPHQELPSAHKVTSRLHKLIGSIDSSVAHDKRKPKARESAAPGQYDLAFHDGIAHGTSGMTLSGDHTSMAAIKEFIREASKEHEITEVEAVVQLLTGAITPPANVTIFAYAPLDADGTLDESASAFIPGYGHTTAAGTEMVHSMGTTVVDIRPAKEHTVAGYVPPPSVRAYVQGRDSTCIYPGCDQPAWNCQLDHRIPYEEGGQTAAANLFSLCQHHHNCKTDRRAFYVPDPVTGDIVWLFADGTYALVDPDGIFARHTTPTAPRWKCTLDDIQRLKRDREQFFAKGHAILDAYDIDGDYEACVPALIDLEREFRLDFPFFPEVK
- the metG gene encoding methionine--tRNA ligase, with protein sequence MTVSPNNSTSENVLVCVAWPYANGPRHIGHVAGFGVPSDVFARYQRMLGNNVLMVSGTDEHGTPLLVQADKEGVTVKELADRYNRQIVEDLAGLGLSYDLFTRTTTRNHYAVVQDLFKGLYANGYMIKEVTQGAISPSTGRTLPDRYIEGTCPLCGADDARGDQCDNCGNQLDPVDLINPVSKINGETPEFIETEHFMLDLPSLHDALKQWLEARQDWRPNVLKFSLNLLEDMRPRSMTRDIDWGIPVPVEGWENDPGKKLYVWFDAVIGYLSSSIEWAARTGNPDAWKQFWQDPQTPGFYFMGKDNITFHSQIWPGELLGYAGKGSKGGEVHELGELNLPTGVVSSEFLTMSGSKFSSSKGVVIYVKDFLAEFGPDPLRYFIAVAGPENNDTDFTWDEFVRRVNNELANGWGNLVNRTVSMAHKNFGEVPQPGELLDVDRAILDLASQTFESAGKELGLAHFKAAITKVMHVVGEANAYIADQEPWKLAKDESQRERLATVLWTALQVVSDCNALLTPFIPHTAQKVHETLGRDGIWAASPRVEEVIDDEELDLVGVGLPEEGQTYPVITGDYASQQAVWARVDVVPGTKLEKPQPLIAKLDPELGETGPEWAPVQ